The window TGGTGTTAAAACCTACATGTATCAGTAACCAGTAATCAGTAATCAGTAATCAGTGACTTATTGACCTGGAAAGGGGATTGTCCTGTGGTTTGCCAGCCCCCAGCCTCCAGCCTCTAGATTCTAAAGGTTGAACCAACATTTGCGAAGAAAACTTTATTGGGGAGATGCACGAACAACTGGGCAGAACGGACCTGCCCGGTGCAGTGAGAAACGCCCAGTCGATCAAAATCAAGACGCTTCAAATAGTCGACGGTTGCGGCAAACTGCTCATCACTGGCCGGGCCGAGGTGCGTACCACCAATAATCGCGTGAATACGGGGGCCGCCTAATTCGCGGCGAAAGTGCTCGACGGTATTGATCAAGCCTGAATGTGCACAACCAAGCAGAATGACGAGACCCTTTTCTGTCTCAATGGCAAGAGCAGCGTCATCGAAAAATTCATCATCGAGCCACCCTTCACCTTTTGCAGGTCGTTGAACCAGATGCGGATCGCCTTTTTCAAGCGGCTCAAGACGTGGGATCGAGCCACTGAAATAGAGCCCT of the Deltaproteobacteria bacterium IMCC39524 genome contains:
- a CDS encoding MBL fold metallo-hydrolase, whose amino-acid sequence is MTLHLAIVCENTVGRPIYACGEHGFSCLVRTDTGTWLFDTGSGQTLLGNLDVLEIDASQIDAVILSHGHYDHCGGLLPLLQKIGPRPVYSHSQIFSERFWQGQHEERDISLPYTRSELESAGATFHHLDSFAGVAPGLYFSGSIPRLEPLEKGDPHLVQRPAKGEGWLDDEFFDDAALAIETEKGLVILLGCAHSGLINTVEHFRRELGGPRIHAIIGGTHLGPASDEQFAATVDYLKRLDFDRLGVSHCTGQVRSAQLFVHLPNKVFFANVGSTFRI